GCGCCGTGTTCGGCAAGGAGCAGGCCTTGAGCGACTGCCGTCTCGGTCGTCGCGAACCGTCCGCCATCAGAGAAGGAATCGGGCGTCACGTTGACCACGCCCATGACGAGCGTCCGTTCGCCCGGACGGAAACGCAACCGGCCGAGGACGCGCTCGCCCGGGCTCATTGGGTCGGCAGCAGGGCGCCCAGGCCCGCTTCCTCCGGAACCGGCAGGGAACTCGGCGCATCCTCGATCTGGACAGGCCCCGATGGCGTGACCTCAAGCACGGCCAGGCCATGGTCGGTCAGGCCGTCGGGCCGCAGGCGGAACACGCCGCTGGCGCCGTAGAAGCCCAGCGGATCGGTGAGGGCCGCATCGTTGTAGCCTTGGTCGCTGAGCGACAGCTCGGCGGCCATGGCCGCGGCGTCGTAGGCGAGGGAGGCGATGATCGGGTCGGCCGGCCGCGTGCCGAAAGCGTCCTCGAAGCGCTGGACGAAGGCGTCGAGCGCTTCCGGGCTGGGGGCTGCCAGCCAGCTGCCGGTCAGGCCCGGCTCGCTGCCGAGCTCAGGGTCGGCCAGCCAGCGCTGCGTGCCGAGGAAGCGGCTGGTGCCGGGCTCGGCCGGCGGATTCGCTTCGGGGGCCTCGTCCTCCGCGCCGGCATAGGCGACGGTCGCGGCCAGCGCCCGCGCCTGGACGCCGCCGTCGGCGATGAACACGGCGTCGGGACGGCCCGGCTGGGTCAACGGCCGGACCAGGCTGGCGGAGGGCTGCGATCCGGCCTGATAGGTCTCGATCGCCTGAAGCCGGCCGCCGGCGCGCGCGACGCTGGCGCGCAGGCTCGCGAGCGTGAGGCTGCCGAAAGCGTCGCCGGGACCGTAGCCGCTGAAGGTCGACAGACCCTGGCTGCGGGCGTATTCGACGACGCGGGTCACCTGCTCCTCCGGCCGGAAGCCGAGGAGCCAGACGCCGGGCCGGGCAACGCTGGCGTTGTTCGAGAAGGCGAGCACGGGCGCCGTGCCGCGCTGGTCGGCGACGGCGCTCACGCCCTCGCTGTAGAGCGGACCGATAAGCAGCTGCGCGCCGTCCGCGACCAGGCTGCGCGCCGCTTCCGCCGCCCGGCTGGACGAGGCGCCGGAGTCGCGGGGCAGCAGCACGACGTCGTTGTCGCCCCGATCGAAGATCGCCATTTCCGCTGCACGCAGCGCGTCCTCGCCGACCGGGCGCTGGTCGCCGGACAGGGGCAGGAGCAGGCCGACGCGCACCTCTTGCCCGCTCTCTCCGTCCGGCCCACCATAGAAGTCGCCGCCGATGCCGTCCGCTCGCCAGGGCGGCGG
Above is a genomic segment from Geminicoccaceae bacterium SCSIO 64248 containing:
- a CDS encoding penicillin-binding protein activator — encoded protein: MLPSPVRLVLVLCLGLAGCGGGSTPPPWRADGIGGDFYGGPDGESGQEVRVGLLLPLSGDQRPVGEDALRAAEMAIFDRGDNDVVLLPRDSGASSSRAAEAARSLVADGAQLLIGPLYSEGVSAVADQRGTAPVLAFSNNASVARPGVWLLGFRPEEQVTRVVEYARSQGLSTFSGYGPGDAFGSLTLASLRASVARAGGRLQAIETYQAGSQPSASLVRPLTQPGRPDAVFIADGGVQARALAATVAYAGAEDEAPEANPPAEPGTSRFLGTQRWLADPELGSEPGLTGSWLAAPSPEALDAFVQRFEDAFGTRPADPIIASLAYDAAAMAAELSLSDQGYNDAALTDPLGFYGASGVFRLRPDGLTDHGLAVLEVTPSGPVQIEDAPSSLPVPEEAGLGALLPTQ